The Vibrio syngnathi DNA window GAAGCTGCTTACGGATGTCGAAGTTACGACCTTCCACTTTACGCTGTGCTTTTTCAATTGAACGAGACAGCATCTTAGATTCAATCGCTTCGCCTTCGTCCATACCACTTTGGATAAGACCAGCCATACGATCAGACGTAAAAATACGTAGCAGAGAATCTTCCATTGATAGGTAGAAACGAGAAGAACCTGCATCACCTTGACGACCAGAACGACCACGTAGCTGGTTATCGATACGGCGAGATTCATGACGCTCAGTACCAATGATGTGCAGACCACCTGACTCAAGTACTTTATCGTGGATGATTCTCCAATCAGCTTTGATCTTATCGATCTGCTCTTTGGTTGGATTATCTAGCTTCTCAATTTGAGCCTGCCAGCTACCACCCAACACGATATCGGTACCACGACCGGCCATGTTAGTTGCGATAGTTACCGCACCTGGCATACCAGCTTGTGCAACGATCTCTGCTTCCATTTCATGAAACTTAGCATTTAGAACGTTGTGCTTAATTTTTGATTTTTTCAGTGCGTTAGACAGCAGTTCAGATTTCTCGATAGAAACCGTACCAACCAGTGATGGCTGACCAGCCGCCACGCGGTCTTTGATGTCTTCGATGATCGCATTGAACTTGTCTTCTTCAGTACGATAAACCACATCCGGCATATCGTTACGAACCATAGGCTTGTTGGTTGGGATAACCACCGTTTCTAGGCCGTAGATAGACTGGAATTCGAAAGCTTCAGTATCGGCAGTACCTGTCATACCTGACAGTTTTTCGTACAGTCGGAAGAAGTTCTGGAATGTAATCGATGCTAGCGTTTGGTTTTCATTTTGAATCTTCACACCTTCTTTAGCTTCAACAGCTTGGTGTAAACCTTCTGACCAACGACGACCTGGCATAGTACGACCAGTATGTTCATCAACGATAACCACTTCGCCTTCTTCAGTAACGATGTAGTCGACGTCTTTCTCAAACAATACGTGTGCACGAAGAGCTGCATTTACGTGGTGAAGTAGGCTGATATTCGTTGGCGAGTAAAGCGTATCGCCCTCTTCCATCAGGCCATTTTTAACCATTAGCTCTTCAACAAACTCTTGACCGTTTTCAGTCAGGTGAACCTGTTTTGATTTCTCGTCCATGGTGTAGTGACCTTCACCACGGTACTCTTCTGAATCTTCTTTATCTTGACGCTCTAGTGAAGGAATTAGAGTGTTGATGCGCGTATAAAGGTCAGAACTATCTTCAGCTGGGCCAGAGATAATTAACGGAGTACGGGCTTCATCAATCAAGATTGAGTCAACTTCATCGACAACTGCGAAGAAGCGCTCACGTTGAACACGGTCTTCGGCACGGAAAGCCATGTTGTCACGCAGGTAATCGAAACCAAACTCGTTGTTTGTTCCGTATAGGATATCCGCTTGGTACGCTTCTTTTTTCTCTGGCGGAGCCATGTTTGGCACGTTCACGCCAACCGTCATGCCAAGGAATTCAAATAATGGGCGGTTTGTTTCCGCATCACGCTTCGCTAGGTAGTCGTTCACTGTTACGACGTGAACACCTTTACTTGGGAGCGCGTTTAGATAAGCAGGTAGGGTTGCGGTAAGTGTTTTACCTTCACCAGTACGCATCTCTGCAATTTGGCCAGCATTAAGAACCATGCCACCAATCAATTGCACGTCAAAGTGACGCATGCCGTAAACACGCTTCGACGCTTCACGTACCGTAGCGAATGCTTCAGGTAGAAGTTGATCTAACGATTCACCTTTATCTAAGCGCTCACGAAACTCAACCGTTTTTGCTTTTAGCTCATCGTCTGAAAGAGCTTCAAACGTTGGTTCGAAGTTATTAATTTCTTTTACAATTTTTCTAAGGCGGCGCAGTGTTCTGTCATTGCGACTGCCAATTACCTTTGTCAGCAGCTTAGTAATCATGTGCTTGGAATCTCTTCGTTCTCAGATCGTCCGCGATCTATTTTAAATGCCGTCAGTCTCTACTAGCTATAAACTAGTCTTTAGTTACTAACCAAGGATACTGAGATAAATCTAGTATCTTTGATATTGTACTTGAGAGTAGAGTTTTCAAGGCTTCCGTTAAAATTAATGCCCTCTAGTGTAAGTAATTTTCACACTAACGACCATTTATAACCCCATTTGTTTGATGTGCTTGGTACTTTTCTTTCTAATTGTTGATGGATTAGCCAGACTGTCGCCAAATACTAGGCAACTTTTAAATGCTGACGACACTGTATCTGGAAAATAGATACAAAAAAACCAGGTCAATGACCTGGTTTTCAAAATCTTATATTGTCGTAAACAACAATTACGCTAGAACCATTCCTGGCTCAGCAAACGCAACAGGAGAGCCAACTTCTTCTTCGAACGTTGCCCATTCCCACGCTTCTGCATCAGCAAGTACTGCGCGTAGCAATTGATTATTTAGACCGTGACCTGATTTGTATGCACGGAACTCACCGATAATAGCGTGTCCACACATGTAAAGGTCACCAATCGCATCTAGCACCTTGTGCGTTACGAACTCATTTTCGAAACGTAGACCTTCTTCATTAAGAATTCGGTATTCGTCTAGTACGATTGCGCAATCAAAGCTACCACCTAAACACAGGTTTTGTGATTGTAGGTATTCAATATCACGCATAAAGCCGAAGGTACGAGCTCGAGAAATTTCTTTCACAAAGCCTTGTGAAGAAAAATCAAACAACAGGTGCTGTTCATCAGATTCAATTGCTGGATGGTTGAACTCGATTTCGAAGTCCATACGGAAGCCGTTAAATGGAACAAACTCTGCCCACTTATCGCCATCTTCAAAACGGATTGGCTTTTTGATTCGAATAAAACGTTTCGCTGCATTCAGTGTTTCTACACCCGCTTGCTGTAGCAAGTATACGAATGGGCTTGCGCTGCCATCCATAATTGGGATCTCAGGTGCATCGACTTCAACAATAATGTTGTCGATACCCATACCCGCTAGAGCTGCGTTAAGGTGTTCCACTGTAGAGATACGTACGCCTTCGTCATTAACAAGAGCAGTACATAACATAGTGTCACGAACTGATGCTGGATCAGCTGGGAAATCTACAGGTGGATTGACATCTGTACGACGATAAACAATACCTGTATTTGCAGCTGCCGGGCGAAGAGTAAGTGTGACTTTACGACCAGAGTGGAGACCCACACCAGTTGTTTTCACAATTTCTTTCAGAGTACGTTGTCTGATCATCTGCTTGCCTCGTTATCAGTGCTACAAATCACGGTCAGTATTTACCGACCGCGAATTTTACCATTAATTTGACGATAGTCAAACTTTGGGTATTTGTTAATCAGCCTGACGTCGTAAGAATGCCGGAATATCTAAGTATCCACTCTCTTTCTCAGCTTTAGGTGCTGCACTTTGGCTAGCGCCTGTACCTGAAGAAACAGGTGACGTTGTTGGCTGCGGCTTAACTTGAGGTTTTACCTCAGTTTTTTCTTGCAATGGTTGTGCCACTTTATCTTCCACTTTTGGTGCAGCTTGAGCCGCGACTTGTGGTTGAGGAGTTGGTGCAACCTTAGCTTTACCACCAGCAACTAATGTAATGTCTGGTTTTTTCTCTGTACCGATACCTGTTGCTACAACAGTTACACGGATTTCATCCGTCATATCAGGGTCTAGAGAAGTACCAATCACAACTGTTGCGTTATCAGATGCGAATGCCTTAACTGTATTACCTACTGTTTCGAACTCATCTAAGCGCATATCTAGGCCAGCAGTGATGTTCACAAGAACGCCACGAGCACCCGCTAGATCGATGTCTTCTAGTAGTGGGCTAGAAATTGCCGTTTCAGCAGCTTCTTCAGCACGGTCTTCACCTTTTGCGATACCGCTACCCATCATTGCATGACCCATCTCTGACATTACGGTGCGAACATCCGCGAAATCGACGTTAATCATACCAGGGCGAGTAATTAGCTCTGCGATACCTTGTACAGCATTTTTAAGTACATCATTTGCACTTGCGAAAGCTTCTAGCAGAGTGACGCCGCGGCCAAGTACCTTAAGTAGCTTTTCATTTGGAATCGTAATTAAAGAATCCACATGCTTAGAAAGCTCTTCGATACCTTGCTCAGCAAACGCTAAACGCTTTTTGCCTTCGAAGCTAAATGGCTTAGTTACAACAGCAACCGTTAGCACACCCAGCTCTTTCGCAACTTCAGCAATAACTGGAGCAGCACCTGTACCCGTACCACCGCCCATACCAGCTGCGATAAATACCATATCGGCGCCAGTTAGAACTTCTTTAATTCTTTCTCGATCTTCGAGAGCTGCATCACGGCCTACTTGTGGGTTTGCACCAGCGCCCAAACCTTTAGTGATATCACCACCAATTTGGATCACGCTGCTCACGCTTGTTTTACGAAGTGCTTGTGCATCAGTGTTAACACTGATGAATTCTACGCCTTCGATTGATTCACGTACCATGTGCTCAACAGCGTTACCGCCACCGCCACCAACTCCAACGACTTTAATTACTGCATCGTCAGACATTTCCATCATCGGTTCAAACATGTGTTATCTCCGTTTTTTCCTGCAACTCAGGTTAAAACTCTTTTTGTATCCAATTACGCAATTTACCAAATAAACCAGACATAGAAGGTGCTGAACGCTTAGGTTCGCTGTAATCACCTTCATCGCAGATCTGACAATCTCTTGCGTAATGAAGTAAACCAACCGCCGTAGAATGATACGGCTCTTTAACATAATCGGTTAAGCCACTAACTTCTAACGGCTTACCAACTCGAACTTGATTGCGGAAAACACGTTCCGCACACTCTACCAATCCGTCAATTTGTGCCGCTCCACCAGTGAGAACGACGCCAGCTGCAAGGTGGTGTTTAATACCTTCATCTCGTAGCTGTAATTGAACCGTATCAATAGTTTGGTTAACGAGCCCCATAAGTTCAGTGTAACGTGGTTCAATCACTTCCGACAAAGTTTGTCTTTGCAAACTTCTCGATGGACGACCACCTACACTAGGGACGTTAACAGAATCATCCTTGCTTACGAGTTCACTCAGAGCGCAACCATGGTTTACTTTTATCTCTTCAGCATCGCTCACTGGCGTGCCGAAAGCGAAGGCAATATCACTGGTTACTGCATTTCCTGCGTAGGAAAAGACTTCTGTGTGTCGCAGTGCGCCGCCAGTCCAAATGGAAATGTCCATCGTACCAGCACCAATATCAACAACACAGACTCCAAGCTCTCTCTCGTCGTCAGTAATTACCGCATTGCTTGAGGCAAGTCCTGAAAACACGATTTGTTCTACAGTGAGACCACATCGTTCAACAGCTTTAATAATGTTTCTCGCCATGTCGCTGTGGCAAGAAATTAGATGAACACTGACTTCCATTCGAACACCAGATAAACCAAGTGGATTCTTGATCCCCTCTTGATAATCGATGGTAAATTCTTGTGGAATCACGTGCAGAATTCTCTGCTCATCACCTATTTTAATTGATTTCGCGGTATGGATCGCTCGATCCATATCGTCTTGAGACACCTCTTCATCAGAAATAGTGCCCATGCCTTTTTCAATTCGGCTTGCGATATGTTTGCCCGATAGCGAGATAAACACATTGCTGATTTGGCATTCCGCCATCAACTCTGCTTGATCAATCGCTCGCTGAACCGACTTCACTACCGACTCTAGGTCGTTTACACCACCTTTATCCATACCTCTGGATGGGCTTTGCCCTGAACCAATGATATTGATTTGACCATCAGGCAATATTTCACCAACTAGAGCTGATATGGTCGCAGTGCCTATATCAAGACCAACGATTATGTTGTCATCTGCGGTCTTAGTCATCTGTGCTCTCTTCTAACTCTTGCTCTGGAAACCAGCCTACAGCGGCTCCCGTATCATACCTGAGGTCGATGTAGCTCACTTGATTCGCTTTACTACCAAGTTCGTTGTAAAGCGAAATGAAGCGTTCAACACGCTCATCTAAAGAATCTTTACCTAGTTCTAAACGGATACCGTTATCTAGGATTATTTGCCAAGCGCGACGCTCATTGAGAACGAGCGAAGTAACGGTTAACCCTAGATTATTAATCAAAGGAGTTATTTGTCGCCACTTTTCTATCACTTTTTGGCTGGTGCCGTCTGGGCCGTAAAGCTTGACTCTATCGCCCTTCAAAAGACCGATATCACCATTAAACACCTGACCATTGTCATTCAACAGCATGTTACCGTTCCAGATTGCTGCTGCATGATACTCAGTCAAAAATACTTTTATTGTGTCTGGCCACTGCTTACGAATGGACACCACTGAAACCCAAGGTAACGCTTCTAAACTGCCTTGCAACACACCGATGTCTTGCGACATGAACGTTCCAATATGCTCTAGCTCGCCAAAGGCATGTTGAACATCACCAGCGGTTACGTAAGTTAAGTCGCCTTGAAGTACTATTTTGGAGAGAGGCAATCGCTGATCGTCCCACATCCAAGTCAGTGTGGTATAGAAAAGAAATCCAATGAATAGCAGTACCATGACAAAAAAAGACCCGCCTACAGCGTGTTTCTTTAGCGATGGTAAACTGAATAGGTGGCGGTTTTCGCTAAAAGTACTTTCTACCAAAGCCCGCATTTCCTGTCGTTGGTTCGCAATTCTATTCCCTATCTTCGTAATAGAGGTAAAAGCACTTACTTTAACCTATGAATTATACTGAGCAAAATCAAACTATCAAACGTTGATAATAAGATTTTTGGTCAATTTTAGGTCAATCGCAAGAAGTGAGCGATTAACCACAGTCTGTAGACAGTATTCTGTTACGCGTTCTGCATCTTATTAATGTCTAACTGTAACGATTCCAACTTCTTCGCTACTCGACCAACATCGCCCGCCCCCTGTGTTAAAACAAGGTCACCGCCTTGAATTACGTTGGCTAGAGCCGATGGCAGCGTGTTGATGTCTGCAACAAAGATGGGATCTATTTTACCACGCCCACGAATAGTTCGACTTAGTGAACGTCCATCTGCCCCTGCAATTGGTTTCTCACCTGCAGAATATACATCTAATAGAATAAGAACATCAACCTGCTCAAGAACATTCGCAAAATCATCATACAAATCGCGAGTACGGCTGTAACGGTGTGGTTGGAAGATCATCACAAGACGCTTATCAGTCCAACCACTTCGTGCAGCTTGTATAGTTACGTCCACTTCAGTTGGGTGATGACCGTAATCATCGACCAACATTGCCACACCTTTACCCGTTTCATATTCACCTAGGTGATCAAAACGACGTCCAGTGCCTTCCGTTCCCGCCATCGCTTTTAGAATCGCTTCATCGCTTATGTCATCTTCTGTCGCTACCGCAATCGCAGCTGAGGCATTCAATGCATTGTGACGGCCCGGAATGTTCAACGTGATATCTAGGTTAGCTTTGCCTTCACGAACAACCGTGAACTTACCTTGCTGGCCTTCTTGTACGTAGTTCTCAATGCGTATATCAGCATCTTCGGAGAAACCGTAAGTAATCACTTGGCGGCTAACTTGAGGAATAAGCTCACGTACCACAGGATCATCAACACACATCACAGCCTGACCGTAGAATGGCAGATTGTGTAAGAAATCAATAAACGTCTGCTTTAACGTTTCAAAATCACCGCCGTAGGTATCCATATGATCCGCTTCAATGTTAGTCACAATACTAACCATTGGTTGCAGATGCAGGAATGATGCATCACTTTCATCGGCTTCAGCGATCAGGATACGGCTTGAACCTAAACGTGCGTTAGTGCCTGCACTTTTCACCAGACCACCATTTACGAAGGTTGGATCTAGGCCTGCTTCAGAATAAATCTGTGTCACTAGCGCTGTAGTGGTGGTTTTACCGTGCGTACCGGCCACAGCAATGCCATGACGAAAACGCATCAGCTCAGCCAGCATTTCTGCACGACGAACAATTGGTGTACGCGCTTCACGAGCAGCAATAATTTCTGGGTTTTCTTCGTTGATAGCAGTTGAAACCACCACAACACTTGCATCGGCAACGTTACTTGCTTGGTGGCCAACGTAAACAGTCGCCCCCTTGCTAACTAAGCGTTCTGTCACTGGATTTTGAGCAATATCAGAACCCGTGATCTGGTAGCCTTCATTGAGCAAGACTTCAGCAATCCCGCTCATTCCTGCGCCACCAATACCAATGAAGTGGATAGATTTAACACGGCGCATCTCTGGCACCATTGCACGGATTTGCGCTAAGTCTTGGGTATGTTCAATCGTCATCAATTCAATCTCATTATTTTGCTAAAGCTTTGATCGCTTCAGCGACAGTCACATCAGCATCAAACTTTGCGGCTTGACGAGCTTTTGTTGCCATCATTTTTAATTCATTTCTATCAAGCTGCGCGATAGTGTTCGCGAGCTTATCAGCCGTTAGTTGAGGCTGTTCAATCATTAACGCCGCGCCACACTCGACTAAGTGATCGGCATTCAACGCTTGTTGTCTGTCTTTATGCATAAACGGAACGAAGATAGATCCGACACCTGCTGCAGACACTTCGGATACGGTCAAAGCACCTGAGCGACACACTAATAGATCTGCCCACTCATAAGCTTGCGCCACATCATCAATAAATTCAGTCACTTGAACATTATCTACAGAATGTGATTTGTATTGTTCAATAACTTGCTGTTGATTGTTCTTACCCGCTTGGTGCATCACAGTGAAGCCTTCACCAAGCTGCGCCATCGTTACTGGCAAGGTATCGTTCAGGATTTTTGCGCCCTGACTACCGCCCATAACCAAGATGCGGATGTCACCATCACGCTCAGCCATGCGTTGCTCGGGTTCAGCTAAGGCAACAACATCTTCGCGTACTGGGTTACCCACCACTTCTGCGGTAGGAAACGCACCAGGGAAAGCTTGGAAAACCTTTTTAGCAATCTTAGACAGCCATTGATTGGTTAAACCCGCCACGGCATTTTGTTCATGCAGAACCACTGGAATACCAGATAACCAAGCCGCGATACCACCCGGGCCACTGACGTAACCACCCATGCCAAGCACCACATCAGGCCGCCATGCTTTAATATGTCGTCTGGCTTGAAGTATGGCATTAATAATCTGGAACGGCGCTTTAATTAATTTACTAACGCCTTGACCACGCAGGCCTTTCACCTTAATGAAGTCGATCTCAATACCATGTTTTGGCACCAGATCTGCTTCCATTCTGTCTGCGGTTCCTAACCAGCGAATTTCCCAACCTTGTTGCTGAAGCTTTTTAGCCACCGCTAACCCTGGGAAAACGTGACCGCCAGTACCACCAGCCATCACTAAAAGTTTTTTGTTTTGTTTCATAACGTTAGATTCTTATTCTACTAATTCGTTTTGATTGTCGGCTTGTTCTTTTTGTTGCACTCGGCATTCATGATCGATACGCAGCAGCATAGAAACCGCTACTGACATCACGATAAGGCTTGAGCCACCGTAACTGATCAGCGGTAAGGTTAGCCCTTTGGTCGGAACAATACCTGAAGCGGCACCTACATTAACAAGCGTCTGAAAAGCAAACCAAATACCAATGCCAAACGCCAGATAACCGCTGAACACTTGGTCGTTTTCGAAAGCTTTTTTGCCAATAAAAATAGCTTTAAAAACCAAACTAAAGATCAGCATCAACACCAAGGTTACGCCAACAAAACCCAACTCTTCTGCCAGTACAGCAAAAACAAAATCGGTGTGTGCTTCAGGTAGGTACTCGAGTTTTTGAATTGAATTACCAAGCCCTTGTCCCATCCAATCACCACGACCGAACGCCATCAATGATTGAGTTAGCTGATAACCACTACCAAACGGGTCACTCCAAGGTTCCCAGAATGACGTAACACGTCGAACACGATAAGGCTCAATAACAATCAATCCCACAACGGCAGCAATACCTGCCACCATTAGGGCAATAAACTGTGACAGCTTAGCACCTGCGATAAATAGCATGCCAAACAAGGTAACCAGCATGACGACAACGGTACCTAAATCAGGCTGGCCAAGCAGCAAAACCGCAAAGGCACCGAACACCATGATCGGCTTACCAAAACCACCGAAGAAGGTTTTTCTCACTTCATCTTGTTTACGAACCAAGTAGCCCGCCATAAAGATAAACAGAGATAACTTAGCGACTTCAGCAGGCTGTAAGTTAAACAGTCCGAGAGGAATCCAACGTGAAGCACCGTTAACCGACTTACCGACGGCCAACACCACCACTAGCAAAAAGAAGGATAAGCCCAATAGGTACATACTGTATTGAAACCAACGTTTCATCGGGATTTGTAATATTACGCTGGATACGCCCAATGCTAACACAAGGAAAATGGCGTGGCGGAACATGAAGTGAAACGGCTGATCGGTCAAACGAGCACTGATTGGGAACGAAGCCGACGTTACCATCACCAAACCTGTCAGCATTAGCCCAAGAGCAATCCAAACCAACTGACGATCATAGAGCGCCTCTGGTGTGGCACGGTTTAGCCATTGCCAAATGGATTGGTTAATCTCTTTCACTCTTTGCACTGAATGTTAGTCCTTCAACACATTAGGCGTATTCATGAGCAAGTTCAGTGAACGCATCACCTCTCGCCATGAAGTTATTAAATTGATCGAAACTGGCACATGCAGGAGACAGCATCACCATGTCGCCGGCAGCTAACTGCTTCGAGATACTCTCGATGATATCGCGCATGGTATTAAACATCTTAGCCGATGGATGCAACGGCATAAATTGCGCGGCATCTTCACCAAAGCAACACAGTTGAACGTGGTCTAGTTCAGACAGCACAGGTTTAAGCTCACTAAAATCAGCGCCCTTACCTACACCACCAACCAGAAGGTACAAGGTGCCCCGATATTCTAAGCCCGACAGAGCTGCTAATGTACTGGCTACGTTGGTCGCTTTTGAATCGTTAACCCATTTGATTTCGCGTTTGTCTGCCACCACTTGGCAACGATGAGTCAAACCATTGTAGGCCTTCAGAGCTTCAAGGCTTTTGCTGTAATCAATACCGACTTGTTTAAGCAGTGCTAGCGAGACTAGCGCATTTGCTACATTGTGACGTCCAACCAATGTTAAATCTTGAGTAGGAAGTACTGGCTTGCTGTTATCCACCAGCCATTCAGTACCATCAATCGTCGCCACACCAAACTCTTGGTCGTCGAGTCCGAATGTCACTAATGACATGCTTTGATCTGGATACGTCTCTTTGTCGTCGCGGTTTACGATTGCACACTGAGCATTATTAAAGATTCTTAGTTTAGCTTCACGGTAATCAGCCATGCCTTGATAGCGATCCATATGATCTTCTGACAAGTTCAAAAAGGCTGCCGCTGCAAGGTTTAGACTGGACGTTGTCTCTAGCTGAAAGCTTGAAAGCTCAAGGACATATAGATCGGCATTAAGCTCTAAAAGATCTAAGGCAGGAATACCGATGTTGCCACCGACACCAACGTTAAGACCAGCAGCTTTAGCAAGCACACCCGTTAGATCGGTCACTGTGCTCTTGCCATTAGAACCTGTTATTGCCACAACGGGTTTGTCTACCGCCCAACCAAAAAGTTCAATATCGCCAACAACCGGAATATCCGCTTGAATAACATCTTGTATTTCAGCGGTCGCTAAGGCGATACCCGGATTAGCAACCACCAAATCAGCTTCCGCTAACCATTGGCTATTCCAACTTCCAGAATGCAGCTCTGCCGATTCAGGCAAAGATTCTCGGCCTGGTGGTAGCTCGCGAGTATCAATCACCTTCACATGAGTATGAGGTTGATATTTTACGAGATGTTTAACGACAGAGAGCCCGGTAATACCGAGCCCCACAACCACTACATTTTGAATATTTTGCCAACGTTCCATTTAAACAAGATGCTCTTAATAGTTTTAAAGAGCCTCTAATCAGAGGCTCACATTGAATTAACGAACTTTCAGTGTCGCTAGACCAACCAATACTAATACCATTGAGATGATCCAAAAGCGCACGATTACACGTGGCTCCGGCCAACCTTTCAGTTCATAGTGGTGGTGAATTGGTGCCATGCGGAAAATACGCTGACCGCGCAATTTGTAAGAGCCCACCTGCAGTATCACTGACAAGGTCTCCATTACAAACACACCGCCCATGATAACCAGTACCAACTCTTGGCGAACTAACACCGCGATCACACCCAATGCACCGCCAAGCGCTAGCGAGCCAACATCGCCCATGAATACTTGTGCAGGATAAGTGTTGAACCATAGGAAACCAAGTCCGGCACCCACGATTGCAGTACATACCACAACCAATTCAGAAGTGTATGGGATGTATGGGATATGTAAGTATGCCGCGAAGTTAACGTTACCTGTTGCCCAAGCAATCACAGCAAAACCAGCAGCAACCATAACCGTTGGCATAATCGCTAAACCATCTAGGCCGTCGGTTAGGTTTACCGCGTTACTGGTACCCACAATAACAAAGTACGTTAGTACGATGTACAATAAACCTAATTGTGGCATCACATCTTTAAAGAAAGGGACAACCAATTGAGTTGCTGCAGTATCATGCCCGTGAGCATACAGAGCAAATGCGACAACTAAAGCAATCGCCGATTGCCAGAAGTACTTCCAGCGAGCGATCAAGCCGTCTGTATTTTTACGAACCACTTTACGGTAGTCATCAACAAAGCCAACCGCGCCATAACCAGCAAGTACAACTAATACAGCCCAAACATAAGGATTCGAGAGATCAGCCCACATCAATACCGTAATAATGATGGCAGCTAAGATCATCACTCCAC harbors:
- the secA gene encoding preprotein translocase subunit SecA, giving the protein MITKLLTKVIGSRNDRTLRRLRKIVKEINNFEPTFEALSDDELKAKTVEFRERLDKGESLDQLLPEAFATVREASKRVYGMRHFDVQLIGGMVLNAGQIAEMRTGEGKTLTATLPAYLNALPSKGVHVVTVNDYLAKRDAETNRPLFEFLGMTVGVNVPNMAPPEKKEAYQADILYGTNNEFGFDYLRDNMAFRAEDRVQRERFFAVVDEVDSILIDEARTPLIISGPAEDSSDLYTRINTLIPSLERQDKEDSEEYRGEGHYTMDEKSKQVHLTENGQEFVEELMVKNGLMEEGDTLYSPTNISLLHHVNAALRAHVLFEKDVDYIVTEEGEVVIVDEHTGRTMPGRRWSEGLHQAVEAKEGVKIQNENQTLASITFQNFFRLYEKLSGMTGTADTEAFEFQSIYGLETVVIPTNKPMVRNDMPDVVYRTEEDKFNAIIEDIKDRVAAGQPSLVGTVSIEKSELLSNALKKSKIKHNVLNAKFHEMEAEIVAQAGMPGAVTIATNMAGRGTDIVLGGSWQAQIEKLDNPTKEQIDKIKADWRIIHDKVLESGGLHIIGTERHESRRIDNQLRGRSGRQGDAGSSRFYLSMEDSLLRIFTSDRMAGLIQSGMDEGEAIESKMLSRSIEKAQRKVEGRNFDIRKQLLEYDDVANDQRKVVYELRDELMSSDDISEMIEHNREDVLASVIDEYIAPQSLEDMWDIAGLQDRLKNDFDLDFDIQGWLDEDDKLYEEALRERILGMAVDSYKQKEEVVGAQVLRNFEKSVMLQTLDGLWKEHLAAMDHLRQGIHLRGYAQKNPKQEYKRESFELFEGLLDALKTDVVTILSKVRVQQQEEVEKMEAQRQAQAEAAARRAQAQHATAENQLGDDEADAASPQTVVRDERKVGRNEPCPCGSGKKYKQCHGKID
- the lpxC gene encoding UDP-3-O-acyl-N-acetylglucosamine deacetylase, with the translated sequence MIRQRTLKEIVKTTGVGLHSGRKVTLTLRPAAANTGIVYRRTDVNPPVDFPADPASVRDTMLCTALVNDEGVRISTVEHLNAALAGMGIDNIIVEVDAPEIPIMDGSASPFVYLLQQAGVETLNAAKRFIRIKKPIRFEDGDKWAEFVPFNGFRMDFEIEFNHPAIESDEQHLLFDFSSQGFVKEISRARTFGFMRDIEYLQSQNLCLGGSFDCAIVLDEYRILNEEGLRFENEFVTHKVLDAIGDLYMCGHAIIGEFRAYKSGHGLNNQLLRAVLADAEAWEWATFEEEVGSPVAFAEPGMVLA
- the ftsZ gene encoding cell division protein FtsZ, with protein sequence MFEPMMEMSDDAVIKVVGVGGGGGNAVEHMVRESIEGVEFISVNTDAQALRKTSVSSVIQIGGDITKGLGAGANPQVGRDAALEDRERIKEVLTGADMVFIAAGMGGGTGTGAAPVIAEVAKELGVLTVAVVTKPFSFEGKKRLAFAEQGIEELSKHVDSLITIPNEKLLKVLGRGVTLLEAFASANDVLKNAVQGIAELITRPGMINVDFADVRTVMSEMGHAMMGSGIAKGEDRAEEAAETAISSPLLEDIDLAGARGVLVNITAGLDMRLDEFETVGNTVKAFASDNATVVIGTSLDPDMTDEIRVTVVATGIGTEKKPDITLVAGGKAKVAPTPQPQVAAQAAPKVEDKVAQPLQEKTEVKPQVKPQPTTSPVSSGTGASQSAAPKAEKESGYLDIPAFLRRQAD
- the ftsA gene encoding cell division protein FtsA — protein: MTKTADDNIIVGLDIGTATISALVGEILPDGQINIIGSGQSPSRGMDKGGVNDLESVVKSVQRAIDQAELMAECQISNVFISLSGKHIASRIEKGMGTISDEEVSQDDMDRAIHTAKSIKIGDEQRILHVIPQEFTIDYQEGIKNPLGLSGVRMEVSVHLISCHSDMARNIIKAVERCGLTVEQIVFSGLASSNAVITDDERELGVCVVDIGAGTMDISIWTGGALRHTEVFSYAGNAVTSDIAFAFGTPVSDAEEIKVNHGCALSELVSKDDSVNVPSVGGRPSRSLQRQTLSEVIEPRYTELMGLVNQTIDTVQLQLRDEGIKHHLAAGVVLTGGAAQIDGLVECAERVFRNQVRVGKPLEVSGLTDYVKEPYHSTAVGLLHYARDCQICDEGDYSEPKRSAPSMSGLFGKLRNWIQKEF
- a CDS encoding cell division protein FtsQ/DivIB: MVESTFSENRHLFSLPSLKKHAVGGSFFVMVLLFIGFLFYTTLTWMWDDQRLPLSKIVLQGDLTYVTAGDVQHAFGELEHIGTFMSQDIGVLQGSLEALPWVSVVSIRKQWPDTIKVFLTEYHAAAIWNGNMLLNDNGQVFNGDIGLLKGDRVKLYGPDGTSQKVIEKWRQITPLINNLGLTVTSLVLNERRAWQIILDNGIRLELGKDSLDERVERFISLYNELGSKANQVSYIDLRYDTGAAVGWFPEQELEESTDD
- the murC gene encoding UDP-N-acetylmuramate--L-alanine ligase codes for the protein MTIEHTQDLAQIRAMVPEMRRVKSIHFIGIGGAGMSGIAEVLLNEGYQITGSDIAQNPVTERLVSKGATVYVGHQASNVADASVVVVSTAINEENPEIIAAREARTPIVRRAEMLAELMRFRHGIAVAGTHGKTTTTALVTQIYSEAGLDPTFVNGGLVKSAGTNARLGSSRILIAEADESDASFLHLQPMVSIVTNIEADHMDTYGGDFETLKQTFIDFLHNLPFYGQAVMCVDDPVVRELIPQVSRQVITYGFSEDADIRIENYVQEGQQGKFTVVREGKANLDITLNIPGRHNALNASAAIAVATEDDISDEAILKAMAGTEGTGRRFDHLGEYETGKGVAMLVDDYGHHPTEVDVTIQAARSGWTDKRLVMIFQPHRYSRTRDLYDDFANVLEQVDVLILLDVYSAGEKPIAGADGRSLSRTIRGRGKIDPIFVADINTLPSALANVIQGGDLVLTQGAGDVGRVAKKLESLQLDINKMQNA